The stretch of DNA CTCTAGGCGAATCAGTGATGGAGGCCGCCGACAGGCTGAGCTTGAAGGTAGTCGTGATCGACGGCATCTATCCCTATGGAAGAAGACAGATGGACCGGGTGACCGAGGAACACCCGAAGCAGCCGCACACAAGGAAGGGCAAGATTAGGCTCGCCTACGAGAAGATGCTGTTTGGCGGCCGATGGAGCCGGGCCAAGGTTATGATCGTCCGCTTACCGGATTATTTCGGCCCCACGGCGAACGAGGCGTCTTATCTAGGCTCTACGCTCGAAGCAATCGCTGCCGGTAAGATGGCTTTTTTCATTGGCAATATGCGTGTTCCTAGGGAGTTCGTCTACTTGCCGGACGCGGCGTTCATGATTGCGGAGCTCGCTGCCAGGGATGATGCTTATGGCGAGAACTGGCATATTCCGGGCGCAGGCTTGATCTCGGGCAGGGAGATCGTACGAATAGCCCGGAAGGCAAGCGGAAGCGCCAAACCAGTTATTCCGCTCGGAAGAGTTGGGCTATCTTTGCTCGGCATGGCCGTGCCGGTAATGAAGGAGGTAGTGGAGATGCTCTATCTTACCGAAGAGCCGCTTGTCTTGAGCGGGGATAAATACGAGCGGTTGATCGGACCGGTACGGTCTACGGCCTTTGAAGAGGGAATCACAGTTACGGTTCGTGCGCTGCAAAGAAAAAATGGCTCTCTTTTAATGGAGGATAGTAATTGATTGATCACTAACTATGGCGCGGGAGGCAGGTTATGAAGCGCTTTAGTCTCTTGGGCAGCGGGAATGCTCCGGTTGGAGCCAGTCAACGCTATGTGCGGCTGATTCTAAACGATATCACACCAAGCAGGGCAGTTTAGATCTTCCTGCGATAACGCAGGCTTTTCCGGTGAATGGCGGGAAGGAAGAGGAAATCCCTGCGAAAGTGCGGGAATTTCAAGCCTGAACCGCCATGCCGGATGATTGGGGCCGAAGAGCCTGCACCTTTGCATGAATTTGGGGAAGGCCAAGCTTTTACGGGGAAAAAGATGTAGCGTTGCAGGTTTTCCACCACGACAGGTTTCAATGTCACATTTGGTTATAGTAAAGAGGGGCTTCCGCCTCTCTATTTTATGTGTTTAAGCCTGACTATTCGTCCGCTTGGAGCATATCAAAGTGGCCGCCAAAACCGAGCACGTCCTGCTTATGGGGGATGGGGGTTTAAAGAACATATGGTATAATGGGCTAACGGAAAATCCGGTTTAGTTAGGAGTTGTTAACCAATGCATATTGGAGTGGATTTGGATAACACCATACTTGATGCTACTTCAGCGCATTTGGAATATTATAATCAAGCGTCCGGATTATCGTTGACACCGGGCGATGTTGATGATTTTTATTTATACAGATTATATGGGTGGGACGAGGCGGAACGGAATGCCATTTATCATAAATATGGGCATGATATTCACTGGAATTCATCACCTTTGCCGATGGCAGTAGAAATATTGCAGCAGCTATTTAATGAGCATCAAATATCAATTATTACTGCCCGCCCCTTACTTTTTCGTGAGGTGGCTAGATTTTCATAAGATTAATTATCATAACATAGGGGTTTAGGCATTCCTCGCTGATTATTATGTGTTGACTTCTGATTACTGGACACATATCGAGCCGGTAATATTGATAGTTCTGAATGAGACAAGATCTGACCGTTTACGAGAGTTTAATCCGGCAGATCAATGGGAGCTATTCTTGCTGTACCTTTCGTAATCACACCGGGTACATGATCGGTCATTTCTTCCACGGTAAAATCGTTTCGATAGGAACTCTCCACT from Paenibacillus sophorae encodes:
- a CDS encoding NAD(P)H-binding protein, coding for MEKAIVVGATGGTGASVTEELVKRGIQMVAFGRSREKLEQLRARLGNPQNLSIATGDAFRPNDIVIASEGASVLFHCTNVPYHEMVSKLIPLGESVMEAADRLSLKVVVIDGIYPYGRRQMDRVTEEHPKQPHTRKGKIRLAYEKMLFGGRWSRAKVMIVRLPDYFGPTANEASYLGSTLEAIAAGKMAFFIGNMRVPREFVYLPDAAFMIAELAARDDAYGENWHIPGAGLISGREIVRIARKASGSAKPVIPLGRVGLSLLGMAVPVMKEVVEMLYLTEEPLVLSGDKYERLIGPVRSTAFEEGITVTVRALQRKNGSLLMEDSN
- a CDS encoding 5' nucleotidase, NT5C type; translation: MHIGVDLDNTILDATSAHLEYYNQASGLSLTPGDVDDFYLYRLYGWDEAERNAIYHKYGHDIHWNSSPLPMAVEILQQLFNEHQISIITARPLLFREVARFS